The Bombus pascuorum chromosome 5, iyBomPasc1.1, whole genome shotgun sequence genome segment accccgatgtatctgatgttcacctatagtcgggtggcggctggtcggcgctgtggcgcccgtcagatcgctgatccggtgcggagaacttcggagaagttggtgggcccatatctgtcaagaccactcacctcaccttcacgtggggctccccgtcatcctgcatcggtcccgaccggggtagggtgcgaaagagtgagtggcaaagCAAACGAGGGCATGGCTCGTCAACCATGCACCTGATgaagaaggaaggaggaaggaggaagaagaagaaagaaaaaatatggatATGAAGGATAACCAAGAAATCgacgtttacggtgcaggggagggataccccagtaccggcgcaggaGTGGGTGGTCAAGCGGGCCCCACTGCGTCGTTAGCTAGCGACCGTGGCCGTGTGGGGGTGGGCCACCGGGCCCCCATACGCGTAAACGCGTCCggtgaagaaatggaagacgTCGCGATGGAGGAGACCCGCGAGGGTGGGCCTCCCGCAAGGACAAAAGCGAACAACATCGAAGCGGCAAAGAACCGCGGAAGAAGCGGGGAGAGAAAAGCGGAGAGGGCGGGACCCGTGGACAGGAGAAGAAGCGACGGCCGGGGAGGGAAACCGACACCGACGCCGTCGCTCGCCCCGCTCGCGGTCCCGTCAACCCCGCTTCCATCCGCAGCGGAGCACAGCGGCAACGTGTTCCAAACGTTCAAAATCCCCAAGAACGTCAGGGACAAAGTGAAAGCGCAAGATGGGCACAGGTCCATAGACGGCTCGATAGAGTCGTCTCGGATGAGAAAGGAGTCGACCTCGGATGGCAGATCGGAGGACGAGGAGTCAATGGCCTCGGTCACCGCGAGGGGcaagaagaggaaaataacgaaagtGACTCCAGAGGTGTCGGACCGATTGAGGAACGTTATCCAAGGGTCCTCACCGAGAGACGTGGACGCCGAAGTACGGCGACATCAGGCCGAGGTCCTGAAGGTGGCGGCGACGTCCTCCAACCTCAAGGGGACGTACGTCAAAACCCTCAAGGACGCGGTCGAGTACACCGTCGCGGCATGGTCCCACCAAACAACCACCTCCCGGGTGCCAGACTTcctggaagaaaggaagaagagggaggCGCTGGAAAGAGAGGTGGAAAGCCTGAAGAGGAGGAACGAGGAGTTGGAACAAAGGATAAATAGGTTCCTGAAAGGCACGGCCGAGACAGCGGCGCCGTCCCCGACGGAGGCGCAGGCTCCCCGGAGCAGCGGGAGGGCCAAGGACGACATCGCATCGGAAATAGAGATGCTAAAGAAGTCGATAAGCAGCCTCGGCCCATCCCTGTTGGGGACCCTGAGGGAAGAGCTCAGGGAAGCCCTCAGGGGAACGAGCCTGCCGAGACAAGCGACAGGAGGGAATATCAGCGGCGACAAAGAGCGGACGACGATGCCGCGGACGGCGGGCCCGAAGCCTCCCCAACAATCCCCGCAATCCTCCCAACCCTCTCAACAGCAAGCGGGACAGGGACAGGAGACGGACGGGGAATGGAGGACCATGGTCTCGCGGAAGGCGAGACGGAAGGCCAGGGAacagaggaggaaagaagcgGGCCACGGCGCCCCCCTCCCCATAGCGCCACAAACAAACAGGACGAGATCGGCGGTGGGACCAGCCGGGCAACCGCCAAGGACGACCCCGGCCGCATTAGGTGGAGGGGAAAGGAGGAGAGAAGGAAACGGAGAGAAGAAGGCAGGAGCCCAACCGGCGAAACGGACGTACGCGACGGTGGCGGGCAGGGCGGGATCGGCGGTCGTGCGGCCAGCACTCCGACCCCCCCCAACGTCATCGGCGGTAACGCTCACGCTGAGGGAAGGGGCTCCGAAGACGTACGAGGAGATCCTGGCGGAGGCGAGACGGGACAAGACCCTCCAGAAATGCGGACTGGAGTACGTCCGAACGAGAAAGGCGGCGACCGGGGCCATGGTGATCAATATCCCGGACGACGCCGGCATGAGCAAGGCCACGCAGTTGGCGTCGCGATTAGCCGGGGTATTGGACCCCTCCACCGTCAGAGTATCAGTCCCGGTACCGACGGCCGAGATCAAATTGGTGGGGGTCGACATATCCCTGAACGAGGAGGAACTGCTGGAGGAGCTGTCCAGGGCGGCGGACTGCCAGCCCCGCGACGTCAGAGCATGGAGCGCGGGAACATCTAGAAGCGGCATGGGGATATTCTACGCCAAGTGCCCCGTGGCCGGAGCCCGTAAACTGGCTCAAGCGGGGAGGGTCACACTGGGGTGGACCAGGGCAAAGGTGATCGCACTCCCCAGGAGACCGCTCCAGTGTTTCCGATGCCTGGAGGTGGGCCACATGGCGGCGATGTGCGTCTCCCCGGTGAGAAGAACCCACCTGTGTTTCCGGTGCGGAGAAGAGGGGCACAGGGCGAGGAACTGCACGGCCGCATCGCCGAGGTGCCCCATCTGCGAGGCAAAAGGAGCCCCGTCAAAACACAGGATGGGAAGCGCGGCGTGCAAACCACCGGAGGTAGGACCATCCGGAAGGAGAAGGGCGCGGAGAACGGCGATGGCCAAGGCAGCAGAGGCCACGGCGACAACCACGAGCAAGGGCGTCACCGGAGCCGCGGAGCAGGCCAGCCTGTCGGGCAACCCACCAGTCGGAGGGAAGGATAGCACCATCGGAGTGAGTGGCCCGGGGGAGGCCATGGAGGTGACCGAGTAAATTCCGGGTCCTCCAGTGTAACTTGGGCAGAGCCGGAAGGGCCCAGGACCTGCTCTACCAGTCCATCCGGGAGAGCAGGACCGAcgtggcggtggtggcggaGCCGTACAACATCCCCGCATCCCCCCAATGGGCGGGAGATCTAAGCGGATGGGTCGCCATCACTTGGCCGTGTACCTCGGGCGTCTCCGGGCGAGTCGCGGAAAGAGGCAACGGGTTCGTGGCGGTCGAATGGACGGACCTCGTGGTGGTGGGGGTATACATCTCTCCCAACTGCGACATCCGGGCGTTCGAGGACCTACTGGACGAGATGGGAGAGTGCGTAAGGAGGCTTCTCCCCCGACAGGTGCTCGTACTGGGGGACTTCAACGCCCACTCCACGACGTGGGGCAACGACAGAACCACCACGAGAGGCAGAGAACTGGCGGACTGGGCCGCGGGTCTCGGTCTCGTGCTGGTCAACAGAGGCTCGGAGTCCACATACGTGGGGCGGAGAGGAGCGTCGGTCATAGATCTGACGTGGGCGACGCAGAGGCTCCACCCCAGAATAAGGAACTGGCGGGTGGCCGTAGAGATGGAAACGCTAGCGGACCACCTCTACGTGCTAATGGACATCGAACCCGCCAAGAGAAGCACGAGCGgcgacaacaacaacaacgtcGAGGGAAGGACATCGAGCCGCCCGGGGCTGCCCCCTCCTCGCCGATGGAAACTGAAGGAGAGGGACGGGGACATGCTTCGGGCAACGGCCACCGTAGCGGCTTGGTGCTGGGACGCGAAGAGGAACAAGAACCGAGGCAACGTGGACGGGGAGGCGCAGGAATTGGGAGAATGGATGAGGAGAGCCTGCGACGCCTCCATGCCGCGAACCAGCGCCGGGTCTAGGCGCGACAACAGCAGCGTCTACTGGTGGTCGCGGGAGATCGCGGACCTGCGAGACGACTGCCACAGAGCCCGCAGGCTGCTCGCCAGGGCGAGAAGAAGAGGGCGGAACCGCAACGAAGAGGAGATCCTCGAGAGGTACAGGGCCCACAGAGAGGCCAGAATGGCCCTGCAAAGGGCCATAAAGGAAGCGAAAGAGGCGTCGTGGAAACGGCTGTTGGAATCCGTGGAATCCGATCCATGGGGAAGACCGTACAAGACGGTGCTGAAGAAACTCAGGCCGGCGGCTCCCCCGATAACCGAGAACATGGATCGGGAACTACTAGCACGGGTGATCGACACGCTGTTCCCACGaccggaagaagaaggaggcgaagaggaggaagactcCCCGAGGCGCCGCGAGGATACGGAACAGGCCCCCCCGGAGGAGAGGGGATGCACTCGGAGCGGCGGCGGCGGACCGGCGACGGATCAACCCGGAGCGCACATAACGAGGGAGGAACTGGAAGCAGCCACCAAGAAGATGGCTGCCAAGGACGTGGCGCCGGGGCCGGACGGAATCCCCGGGCGGGTGTGGGCGGAGACCATGGACATCATGGCCCCCCGCCTGCTGCATCTGTACAACAGGTGCCTGAGGGAAGGCGCATACCCCCGGGCGTGGAAGGTGGCGAGGCTGGTGCTGCTGAGGAAGGAGGGTCGACCGCCGGAGTCCCCATCGGCGTACAGGCCGATATGCCTCCTGGACGAGGTGGGCAAGCTCTTCGAGAGAGTAATCGCCTCCCGTCTGGGGGCGCACATGGAGTCCAGGGTACCAGGCTGGCACGACAACCAGTTCGGGTTCCGTCGCGGGAGGTCCACCATCGACGCGATCCGCAGATTGAGAGAGGGGGTGGAGAGAGTGGTGGCTCGAGAAGGGATCGCGATAGCGGTCTCCCTGGACATCACCAACGCCTTCAACTCGATCCCGTGGAGCAAGATCAGAGAGGCCCTGCGATTCTTCGAGGTCCCGGGGTACCTCCGGAGGATAATCGGGGCATACCTCCGGGAGAGGTGGATAACGTACAGATCCACGGagggagaggagagaagagcgGTGGAGCGCGGAGTGCCGCAGGGCTCGGTCCTGGGACCGATGCTGTGGATAACCGCCTACGACTACGTGCTCCGCACCCCGATGCCCGGAAGCACGGGACTGATTTGCTACGCGGACGACACCCTGGTCGTTGCAGGAGGGCGCTGGTGGTACGAGACGGCGGAGGTTGCCACGGAGGCCACCCGGCGAGCGGCGAGGGCCATCGGAGAACTGGGGCTGAAGGTCGCTCCGGCCAAGACGGAGGCGCTCGGGTTCTACGACGGAAGACGCAGAGGACCGCCCCCGGATGGACTGACGATCGACGTGGACGGGGTAGGGGTCCGGGTGGGGAGCCAACTGAGGTACCTGGGCCTCATCATCGACGACCAATGGTCGTTCGAGCCCCACTTCGAGAGCCTCGCCCCAAAGGTGGCGGCAGCGGCCAACGCCCTATGCGGCATCCTCCCGAACATCGGAGGCGCCGGGAGAGCGGTGCGCAGGCTGTACGACGGGGTGGTCAGAGCCCGAGCGATGTACGGTGCGCCCATCTGGGCGAGGGATCTGGCCGCGAGCAGGCGAAGTCAGACACTCCTGCGGGCGGTTCAACGTACCACCGCTCTGAGGATAGCGAGAGGGTACAGGACGGTGTCGCACGCGTCCGCGACCGTCCTGGCGGCATCCCCTCCATACGCGTTGCAAGCCCTGGCCCTTCAAAAGGTGTACGGAGCCACGAGAGTCAGGGACGGGGATCGAGACGAAGACCCTCTGCAGGTGAGGAAGGAGATAGAAGAGGAGACATGGGAGAGATGGCGGCTCCTACTGGAGAAGGAGGCGAGGAAGACGTCCCACCGCGCGGTAGACGCGGTTCTGCCCGTCTGGGACAGGTGGAAGGAAGCGCGGGGCGTTCCGCTGACCTACAGGCTGACCCAGGTGCTCACCGGGCACGGAGTGTTCGGGGAGTTCCTGAAGAAGATTCGGAAGGAGGTGACCAACATCTGTCACCACTGCGGGGAGGCGGAGGACAACGCCCAGCACACTCTGCAGCACTGCCCCGCGTGGGCCATGCAGAGACACACCCTGACGGTGAAGATCGGGGACGACCTGTCCCCGAGGAGGATCGTGGAGGCGCTGCTACGTAGCCGGTCGGACTACGAGGCAGTGAGGGACTTTTGCGAGCAAATCATGCTCGCGAAGGAGCGGGCGGAGCGGCTCAGGGTCCGAGCCGAGCACCCGGCAAGGATACGACGCGAGAGAAGTGGGCGCAACGGGGGGAGGCCGCCATCTCCCCCAACGGATCAGGAAACAAGAAGAGGAATATGACCTCGGGGTTGGCTGCCCCGGGGGTCACAGCGAAGCATCCCCTCCGCACTAGGAGGGAAGACGATGAGAGGAGGGCTTACAGGAGATTTTCAACCGTGATACCCCTGGGCCCTCTTCTTCCCTGTGCGTACGAGCAGCCACGtggtggttttagtcggtaagagtccgacactacccgaCTCCCATCGGGGGGagggtgtccatgaggatttccccacgtaaaaaaaaaaaaaaaaaaaaaaaaaaaaaaaaaaaaaaaaaaaaaaaaaaaaaaaaaaaaaaaaaaaaggttggggttaggttggggttaggttggggttaggttggggttaggttggggagcacgaggcgggtatgggttctcagtgcgtagcatcatgccctgagaaaccccgatgtatctgatgttcacctatagtcgggtggcggctggtcggcgctgtggcgcccgtcagatcgctgatccggtgcggagaacttcggagaagttggtgggcccatatctgtcaagaccactcacctcaccttcacgtggggctccccgtcatcctgcatcggtcccgaccggggtagggtgcgaaagagtgagtggcaaagCAAACGAGGGCATGGCTCGTCAACCATGCACCTGATgaagaaggaaggaggaaggaggaagaagaagaaagaaaaaatatggatATGAAGGATAACCAAGAAATCgacgtttacggtgcaggggagggataccccagtaccggcgcaggaGTGGGTGGTCAAGCGGGCCCCACTGCGTCGTTAGCTAGCGACCGTGGCCGTGTGGGGGTGGGCCACCGGGCCCCCATACGCGTAAACGCGTCCggtgaagaaatggaagacgTCGCGATGGAGGAGACCCGCGAGGGTGGGCCTCCCGCAAGGACAAAAGCGAACAACATCGAAGCGGCAAAGAACCGCGGAAGAAGCGGGGAGAGAAAAGCGGAGAGGGCGGGACCCGAGGACAGGAGAAGAAGCAACAGCCGGGGAGGGAAACCGACACCGACGCCGTCGCACGCCCCGCTCGCGGTCCCGTCAACCCCGCTTCCAACCGCAGCGGAGCACAGCGGCAACATGTTCCAGACGTTCAAAATCCCCAAGAACGCCAGGGACAAAGTGAAAGCGCAAGATGGGCACAGGTCCATAGACGGCTCGATAGAGTCGTCTCAGATGAGAAAGGAGTCGACCTCGGAAGGCAGATCGGAGGACGAGGAGTCAATGGCCTCGGTCACCTGGAGGggcaagaagagaaaaataacgaaagtgaCTCCAGAGGTGTCGGACCGAATGAGGAACGTTATCCAAGGGTCCTCACCGAGAGACGTGGACGCCGAAGTACGGCGACATCAGGCCGAGGTCCTGAAGGTGGCGGCGACGTCCTCCAACCTCAAGGGGACGTACGTCAAAACCCTCAAGGACGCGGTCGAGTACACCGTCGCGGCATGGTCCCACCAAACAACCACCTCCCGGGTGCCAGACTTcctggaagaaaggaagaagagggaggCGCTGGAAAGAGAGGTGGAAAGCCTGAAGAGGAGGAACGAGGAGTTGGAACAAAGGATAGACAGGTTCCTGAAAGGCACGGCCGAGACAGCGGCGCCGTCCCCGACGGAGGCGCAGGCTCCCCGGAGCAGCGGGAGGGCCAAGGACGACATCGGAGCAGAAATAGAGATGCTAAAGAAGTCGATAAGCAGCCTCGGCCCATCCCTGTTGGGGACCCTGAGGGAAGAGCTCAGGGAAGCCCTCAGGGGAACGGGCCTGCTGAGACAAGCGACAGGAGGGAACAACAGCGGCGACAAAGAGCGGACGACGATGCCGCGGACGGCGAGCCCGAAGCCTCCCCAACAACCCCCGCAATCCTCCCAACCCTCCCAACAGCAAGAGGGACAGGGACAGGAGACGGACGGGGAATGGAGGACCATGGTCTCGCGGAATGCGAGACGGAAGGCCAGGGAacagaggaggaaagaagcgGGCCACGGCGCCCCCCTCCCCATCGCGCCACAAACTAGCAGGGCGAGATCGGCGGTGGGACCAGCCGGGCAACCGCCAAGGACGACCCCCGCCGCATTAGGTGGAGGGGaaaggaggagagaaagaaacggagaGAAGAAGACAGGAGCCCAACCGGCGAAACGGACGTACGCGACGGTGGCGGGCAGGGCGGGATCGGCGGTCGTGCGGCCAGCACTCCGACCCCCCCCAACGTCATCGGCGGTAACGCTCACGCTGAGGGACGGGGCTCCGAAGACGTACGAGGAGATCCTGGCGGAGGCGAGACGGGACAAGACCCTCCAGAAATGCGGACTGGAGTACGTCCGAACGAGAAAGGCGGCGACCGGGGCCATGGTGATCAATATCCCGGACGACGCCGGCATGAGCAAGGCCACGCAGTTGGCGTCGCGATTAGCCGGGGTATTGGACCCCTCCACCGTCAGAGTATCAGTCCCGGTACCGACGGCCGAGATCAAATTGGTGGGGGTCGACATATCCCTTAACGAGGAGGAACTGCTGGAGGAGCTGTCCAGGGCGGCGGACTGCCAGCCCCGCGACGTCAGAGCATGGAGCGCGGGAACATCTAGAAGCGGCATGGGGATATTCTACGCCAAGTGCCCCGTGGCCGGAGCCCGTAAACTGGCTCAAGCGGGGAGGGTCACACTGGGGTGGACCAGGGCAAAGGTGATCGCACTCCCCAGGAGACCGCTCCAGTGTTTCCGATGCCTGGAGGTGGGCCACATGGCGGCGATGTGCGTCTCCCCGGTGAGAAGAACCCACCTGTGTTTCCGGTGCGGAGAAGAGGGGCACAGGGCGAGGAACTGCACGGCCGCATCGCCGAGGTGCCCCATCTGCGAGGCAAAAGGAGCCCCGTCAAAACACAGGATGGGAAGCGCGGCGTGCAAACCACCGGAGGTAGGACCATCCGGAAGGAGAAGGGCGCGGAGAACGGCGATGGCCAAGGCAGCAGAGGCCACGGCGACAACCACGAGCAAGGGCGTCACCGGAGCCGCGGAGCAGGCCAGCCTGTCGGGCAACCCACCAGTCGGAGGGAAGGATAGCACCATCGGAGTGAGTGGCCCGGGGGAGGCCATGGAGGTGACCGAGTAAATTCCGGGTCCTCCAGTGTAACTTGGGCAGAGCCGGAAGGGCCCAGGACCTGCTCTACCAGTCCATCCGGGAGAGCGGGACCGAcgtggcggtggtggcggaGCCGTACAACATCCCCGCATCCCCCCAATGGGCGGGAGATCTAAGCGGATGGGTCGCCATCACTTGGCCGTGTACCTCGGGAGTCTCCGGGCGAGTCGCGGAAAGAGGCAACGGGTTCGTGGCGGTCGAATGGACGGACCTCGTGGTGGTGGGGGTATACATCTCTCCCAACTGCGACATCCGGGCGTTCGAGGACCTACTGGACGAGATGGGAGAGTGCGTAAGGAGGCTTCCCCCCCGACAGGTGCTCGTACTGGGGGACTTCAACGCCCACTCCACGACGTGGGGCAACGACAGAACCACCACGAGAGGCAGAGAACTGGCGGACTGGGCCGCGGGTCTCGGTCTCGTGCTGGTCAACAGAGGCTCGGAGTCCACATACGTGGGGCGGAGAGGAGCGTCGGTCATAGATCTGACGTGGGCGACGCAGAGGCTCCACCCCAGAATAAGGAACTGGCGGGTGGCCGTAGAGATGGAAACGCTAGCGGACCACCTCTACGTGCTAATGGACATCGAACCCGCCAAGAGAAGCACGAGCGgcgacaacaacaacaacgtcGAGGGAAGGACATCGAGCCGCCCGGGGCTGCCCCCTCCTCGCCGATGGAAACTGAAGGAGAGGGACGGGGACATGCTTCGGGCAACGGCCACCGTAGCGGCTTGGTGCTGGGACGCGAAGAGGAACAAGAACCGAGGCAACGTGGACGGGGAGGCGCAGGAATTGGGAGAATGGATGAGGAGAGCCTGCGACGCCTCCATGCCGCGAACCAGCGCCGGGTCTAGGCGCGACAACAGCAGCGTCTACTGGTGGTCGCGGGAGATCGCGGACCTGCGAGACGACTGCCACAGAGCCCGCAGGCTGCTCGCCAGGGCGAGAAGAAGAGGGCGGAACCGCAACGAAGAGGAGATCCTCGAGAGGTACAGGGCCCACAGAGAAGCCAGAATGGCCCTGCAAAGGGCCATAAAGGAAGCGAAAGAGGCGTCGTGGAAACGGCTGTTGGAATCCGTGGAATCCGATCCATGGGGAAGACCGTACAAGACGGTGCTGAGGAAACTCAGGCCGGCGGCTCCCCCGATAACCGAGAACATGGATCGGGAACTACTAGCACGGGTGATCGACACGCTGTTCCCACGaccggaagaagaaggaggcgaagaggaggaagactcCCCGA includes the following:
- the LOC132907133 gene encoding uncharacterized protein LOC132907133; translated protein: MDMKDNQEIDVYGAGEGYPSTGAGVGGQAGPTASLASDRGRVGVGHRAPIRVNASGEEMEDVAMEETREGGPPARTKANNIEAAKNRGRSGERKAERAGPVDRRRSDGRGGKPTPTPSLAPLAVPSTPLPSAAEHSGNVFQTFKIPKNVRDKVKAQDGHRSIDGSIESSRMRKESTSDGRSEDEESMASVTARGKKRKITKVTPEVSDRLRNVIQGSSPRDVDAEVRRHQAEVLKVAATSSNLKGTYVKTLKDAVEYTVAAWSHQTTTSRVPDFLEERKKREALEREVESLKRRNEELEQRINRFLKGTAETAAPSPTEAQAPRSSGRAKDDIASEIEMLKKSISSLGPSLLGTLREELREALRGTSLPRQATGGNISGDKERTTMPRTAGPKPPQQSPQSSQPSQQQAGQGQETDGEWRTMVSRKARRKAREQRRKEAGHGAPLPIAPQTNRTRSAVGPAGQPPRTTPAALGGGERRREGNGEKKAGAQPAKRTYATVAGRAGSAVVRPALRPPPTSSAVTLTLREGAPKTYEEILAEARRDKTLQKCGLEYVRTRKAATGAMVINIPDDAGMSKATQLASRLAGVLDPSTVRVSVPVPTAEIKLVGVDISLNEEELLEELSRAADCQPRDVRAWSAGTSRSGMGIFYAKCPVAGARKLAQAGRVTLGWTRAKVIALPRRPLQCFRCLEVGHMAAMCVSPVRRTHLCFRCGEEGHRARNCTAASPRCPICEAKGAPSKHRMGSAACKPPEVGPSGRRRARRTAMAKAAEATATTTSKGVTGAAEQASLSGNPPVGGKDSTIGCNLGRAGRAQDLLYQSIRESRTDVAVVAEPYNIPASPQWAGDLSGWVAITWPCTSGVSGRVAERGNGFVAVEWTDLVVVGVYISPNCDIRAFEDLLDEMGECVRRLLPRQVLVLGDFNAHSTTWGNDRTTTRGRELADWAAGLGLVLVNRGSESTYVGRRGASVIDLTWATQRLHPRIRNWRVAVEMETLADHLYVLMDIEPAKRSTSGDNNNNVEGRTSSRPGLPPPRRWKLKERDGDMLRATATVAAWCWDAKRNKNRGNVDGEAQELGEWMRRACDASMPRTSAGSRRDNSSVYWWSREIADLRDDCHRARRLLARARRRGRNRNEEEILERYRAHREARMALQRAIKEAKEASWKRLLESVESDPWGRPYKTVLKKLRPAAPPITENMDRELLARVIDTLFPRPEEEGGEEEEDSPRRREDTEQAPPEERGCTRSGGGGPATDQPGAHITREELEAATKKMAAKDVAPGPDGIPGRVWAETMDIMAPRLLHLYNRCLREGAYPRAWKVARLVLLRKEGRPPESPSAYRPICLLDEVGKLFERVIASRLGAHMESRVPGWHDNQFGFRRGRSTIDAIRRLREGVERVVAREGIAIAVSLDITNAFNSIPWSKIREALRFFEVPGYLRRIIGAYLRERWITYRSTEGEERRAVERGVPQGSVLGPMLWITAYDYVLRTPMPGSTGLICYADDTLVVAGGRWWYETAEVATEATRRAARAIGELGLKVAPAKTEALGFYDGRRRGPPPDGLTIDVDGVGVRVGSQLRYLGLIIDDQWSFEPHFESLAPKVAAAANALCGILPNIGGAGRAVRRLYDGVVRARAMYGAPIWARDLAASRRSQTLLRAVQRTTALRIARGYRTVSHASATVLAASPPYALQALALQKVYGATRVRDGDRDEDPLQVRKEIEEETWERWRLLLEKEARKTSHRAVDAVLPVWDRWKEARGVPLTYRLTQVLTGHGVFGEFLKKIRKEVTNICHHCGEAEDNAQHTLQHCPAWAMQRHTLTVKIGDDLSPRRIVEALLRSRSDYEAVRDFCEQIMLAKERAERLRVRAEHPARIRRERSGRNGGRPPSPPTDQETRRGI
- the LOC132907134 gene encoding uncharacterized protein LOC132907134 — its product is MDMKDNQEIDVYGAGEGYPSTGAGVGGQAGPTASLASDRGRVGVGHRAPIRVNASGEEMEDVAMEETREGGPPARTKANNIEAAKNRGRSGERKAERAGPEDRRRSNSRGGKPTPTPSHAPLAVPSTPLPTAAEHSGNMFQTFKIPKNARDKVKAQDGHRSIDGSIESSQMRKESTSEGRSEDEESMASVTWRGKKRKITKVTPEVSDRMRNVIQGSSPRDVDAEVRRHQAEVLKVAATSSNLKGTYVKTLKDAVEYTVAAWSHQTTTSRVPDFLEERKKREALEREVESLKRRNEELEQRIDRFLKGTAETAAPSPTEAQAPRSSGRAKDDIGAEIEMLKKSISSLGPSLLGTLREELREALRGTGLLRQATGGNNSGDKERTTMPRTASPKPPQQPPQSSQPSQQQEGQGQETDGEWRTMVSRNARRKAREQRRKEAGHGAPLPIAPQTSRARSAVGPAGQPPRTTPAALGGGERRRERNGEKKTGAQPAKRTYATVAGRAGSAVVRPALRPPPTSSAVTLTLRDGAPKTYEEILAEARRDKTLQKCGLEYVRTRKAATGAMVINIPDDAGMSKATQLASRLAGVLDPSTVRVSVPVPTAEIKLVGVDISLNEEELLEELSRAADCQPRDVRAWSAGTSRSGMGIFYAKCPVAGARKLAQAGRVTLGWTRAKVIALPRRPLQCFRCLEVGHMAAMCVSPVRRTHLCFRCGEEGHRARNCTAASPRCPICEAKGAPSKHRMGSAACKPPEVGPSGRRRARRTAMAKAAEATATTTSKGVTGAAEQASLSGNPPVGGKDSTIGCNLGRAGRAQDLLYQSIRESGTDVAVVAEPYNIPASPQWAGDLSGWVAITWPCTSGVSGRVAERGNGFVAVEWTDLVVVGVYISPNCDIRAFEDLLDEMGECVRRLPPRQVLVLGDFNAHSTTWGNDRTTTRGRELADWAAGLGLVLVNRGSESTYVGRRGASVIDLTWATQRLHPRIRNWRVAVEMETLADHLYVLMDIEPAKRSTSGDNNNNVEGRTSSRPGLPPPRRWKLKERDGDMLRATATVAAWCWDAKRNKNRGNVDGEAQELGEWMRRACDASMPRTSAGSRRDNSSVYWWSREIADLRDDCHRARRLLARARRRGRNRNEEEILERYRAHREARMALQRAIKEAKEASWKRLLESVESDPWGRPYKTVLRKLRPAAPPITENMDRELLARVIDTLFPRPEEEGGEEEEDSPRRHEDTEQAPPEERGCTRSGGGGPAMDQPGAHITREELEAATKKMAAKDVAPGPDGIPGRVWAETMDIMAPRLLHLYNRCLREGAYPRAWKVARLVLLRKEGRPPESPSAYRPICLLDEVGKLFERVIASRLGAHMESRVPGWHDNQFGFRRGRSTIDAIRRLREGVERVVAREGIAIAVSLDITNAFNSIPWSKIREALRFFEVPGYLRRIIGAYLRERWITYRSTEGEERRAVERGVPQGSVLGPMLWITAYDYVLRTPMPGSTGLICYADDTLVVAGGRWWYETAEAATEATRRAARAIGELGLKVAPAKTEALGFYDGRRRGPPPDGLTIDVDGVGVRVGSQLRYLGLIIDDQWSFEPHFESLAPKVAAAANALCGILPNIGGAGRAVRRLYDGVVRARAMYGAPIWARDLAASRRSQTLLRAVQRTTALRIARGYRTVSHASATVLAASPPYALQALALQKVYGATRVRDGDRDEDPLQVRKEIEEETWERWRLLLEKEARKTSHRAVDAVLPVWDRWKEARGVPLTYRLTQVLTGHGVFGEFLKKIRKEVTNICHHCGEAEDSAQHTLQHCPAWAMQRHTLTVKIGDDLSPRRIVEALLRSRSDYEAVRDFCEQIMLAKERAERLRVRAEHPARIRRERSGRNGGRPPSPPTDTETTRGR